A part of Liolophura sinensis isolate JHLJ2023 chromosome 1, CUHK_Ljap_v2, whole genome shotgun sequence genomic DNA contains:
- the LOC135461333 gene encoding complement C1q and tumor necrosis factor-related protein 9-like, which produces MPSHSYQTTMQTFSSERIPCLFFLGLTLTCAVLAQNMVPQEKCTHCCRGPAGMPGIPGTPGQNGRRGNDGEKGMKGDMGFPGIDGTKGEMGPSGPMGEPGDRGKRGRKGDCGPKGNPGEAGQKGDRGYTGYKGKKGDRGETPKTTAKIAFSAARSKKLGPVFQETTVTFDKILTNIGESFDEYSSHFVCRVNGTYFFTTSVVGQLKIDAFAWIMMNNKHMVPLHGDGRAGHGTGSNSLILHLTVDDHLWVQLIKDSALLNDYSTFSGYLLFED; this is translated from the exons ATGCAGACATTTAGCAGTGAGCGCATCCCGTGTCTGTTCTTCCTGGGCCTTACTCTCACCTGTGCCGTCCTAGCCCAGAACATGGTACCCCAGGAGAAATGTACTCACTGCTGCCGGGGACCCGCCGGAATGCCAGGTATCCCAGGAACACCAGGACAAAATGGCCGACGTGGCAACGATGGGGAGAAAGGGATGAAGGGAGATATGGGTTTCCCAGGAATTGATGGCACAAaag GAGAGATGGGACCTTCTGGCCCCATGGGTGAGCCTGGTGACCGCGGCAAACGGGGCAGGAAAGGGGATTGTGGTCCAAAGGGCAACCCAGGTGAGGCAGGCCAGAAGGGCGACAGGGGATACACAGGATATAAGGGCAAGAAAGGAGATCGGGGAGAAACACCAAAAACTACGGCCAAAATCGCATTTTCAGCAGCAAGGAGCAAAAAACTAGGACCAGTGTTCCAAGAGACAACAGTGacttttgacaaaattttgacCAACATTGGTGAAAGTTTTGATGAATATTCCTCTCACTTTGTGTGCAGAGTAAACGGAACATACTTTTTCACGACAAGTGTTGTGGGCCAATTGAAAATTGATGCATTTGCGTGGATCATGATGAATAACAAGCACATGGTGCCTCTCCATGGAGACGGGAGGGCAGGACATGGCACTGGTAGCAACTCCCTCATTCTTCACCTCACTGTTGACGATCATCTCTGGGTACAACTCATCAAAGACTCCGCACTTCTTAATGACTACTCTACATTCTCTGGCTACCTTCTGTTCGAGGATTAG